One genomic segment of Chitinophaga sancti includes these proteins:
- a CDS encoding CvpA family protein, with product MGIDIVFAIILVIAIYKGYSRGLIIAVFSFIAVTLGLAAALKLTTVAVLYAQSHWDMHTRWLPVICFIALFLGVILLVRLGATLLQKLVEVAMMGWLNKLGGILLYSAIFIMVYSVLLWIANQLYWLSPEIKIQSVVYPYIEHLGPAVMNGVGKLIPIFKDMFASLQSFFDNAAREIQSKQ from the coding sequence ATGGGTATAGACATTGTATTCGCCATCATCCTTGTAATTGCTATTTATAAGGGATATAGCCGTGGTCTGATCATAGCCGTATTCTCATTTATAGCAGTCACACTGGGGCTTGCAGCAGCATTGAAGTTGACCACCGTGGCCGTATTGTATGCCCAATCACATTGGGATATGCATACACGTTGGTTACCAGTTATTTGCTTCATCGCATTGTTCCTGGGAGTAATATTATTAGTCCGTCTTGGGGCCACCCTGCTGCAAAAGCTGGTAGAAGTGGCTATGATGGGATGGCTAAACAAATTAGGCGGGATTTTACTATATAGTGCTATCTTTATCATGGTATACAGTGTCCTTTTATGGATAGCCAATCAGTTATATTGGTTAAGCCCGGAAATCAAAATACAATCTGTTGTATATCCGTACATTGAACATCTCGGGCCGGCGGTCATGAATGGCGTTGGCAAACTAATACCCATCTTTAAGGATATGTTTGCCAGTTTGCAATCGTTTTTTGACAATGCAGCCAGGGAGATACAGAGCAAACAATAG
- the gldC gene encoding gliding motility protein GldC produces MAKTSTIQIQVELDNDRIPEKIEWRATDSTQADRFQQAKAMMIAFWDGADKTALRIDLWTKQMMVDEMADFFFQTMMTMADTYQRATPYKDQADELRTFAREFYKKFEEKQKAEQ; encoded by the coding sequence ATGGCAAAGACATCTACCATACAGATCCAGGTTGAACTGGACAATGACAGGATACCTGAGAAGATTGAATGGAGGGCGACGGATAGCACTCAGGCAGACCGTTTCCAGCAGGCGAAGGCGATGATGATTGCTTTCTGGGATGGGGCTGACAAGACCGCGCTGCGTATAGACTTGTGGACAAAGCAGATGATGGTGGATGAAATGGCTGATTTCTTCTTTCAGACGATGATGACCATGGCAGATACTTATCAACGTGCTACTCCCTACAAGGATCAGGCAGACGAACTGAGAACTTTTGCCCGTGAATTCTACAAGAAGTTCGAAGAAAAGCAAAAGGCAGAACAGTAA
- a CDS encoding alpha/beta hydrolase produces MDYEIKTQGKFKFVEEGEGEPLVLLHGLFGALSNFGGLIEYFRHYNKVVVPLLPLFDLNILDTSVAGLAKYVHKFIETMEYSNVHLLGNSLGGHVGLVYLLKHPEAPIKSLTLTGSSGLFENGMGETYPKRGDYEYIRKKTELTFYDPAMATKELVDEVFDITTNRLKVIKIITLAKSAIRHNLGEELREIKIPTLLVWGLNDTVTPPMVGEEFHKLIPNSELHFVDKCGHAPMMEQPDEFNQILHPFLQKLGSK; encoded by the coding sequence ATGGATTACGAAATCAAAACACAGGGAAAGTTTAAGTTTGTTGAAGAAGGGGAAGGTGAACCGCTGGTATTATTGCACGGGCTATTTGGTGCACTGAGTAACTTTGGTGGCCTGATCGAATATTTCCGCCACTACAACAAAGTAGTGGTACCGCTTTTGCCTTTGTTTGATCTGAATATTCTGGATACATCTGTAGCTGGCCTGGCCAAGTACGTTCATAAGTTTATTGAAACCATGGAGTATTCCAATGTACACCTGTTGGGTAATTCCCTGGGTGGACACGTTGGATTGGTATACCTGCTGAAACATCCTGAAGCTCCGATCAAATCCCTCACACTGACTGGTAGTTCCGGTCTGTTTGAAAACGGGATGGGCGAAACTTATCCTAAAAGAGGAGACTACGAATATATCCGCAAGAAAACAGAACTTACCTTCTACGATCCTGCAATGGCTACCAAGGAGCTGGTGGACGAAGTATTTGACATTACGACCAACCGTCTTAAGGTGATCAAGATCATCACGCTGGCTAAGTCGGCTATACGCCATAACCTGGGTGAAGAACTTCGTGAAATCAAGATCCCAACCTTGCTGGTATGGGGATTGAACGATACCGTGACTCCGCCAATGGTAGGTGAGGAGTTCCACAAACTGATTCCTAACTCAGAACTGCACTTCGTTGATAAATGCGGTCATGCCCCTATGATGGAGCAGCCGGATGAATTCAATCAGATCCTGCATCCTTTTCTGCAAAAACTGGGAAGTAAATAA
- a CDS encoding GatB/YqeY domain-containing protein: MSLELNINAAIKTAMLAKAEADLRALRAIKAAILHAKTAEGFSGELSETDETKLLQKLAKQRKDSLDIFRQQNREDLAAKEEEELVVIEKYLPKQMDEAELKATIQAIITGTGASSPADMGKVMGVATKQLAGKADGKAISALVKELLAK; encoded by the coding sequence ATGTCCCTGGAACTAAACATTAACGCAGCGATCAAGACAGCTATGCTTGCGAAAGCAGAAGCAGATTTGCGTGCGCTGCGTGCTATTAAGGCCGCTATCCTGCATGCCAAGACTGCAGAGGGCTTTAGCGGAGAGCTGAGCGAAACAGACGAAACAAAGCTGTTACAGAAGTTAGCTAAACAAAGAAAAGATTCGCTGGATATATTCCGTCAGCAAAACAGGGAAGACCTCGCCGCAAAGGAAGAGGAAGAACTGGTTGTGATCGAGAAGTACCTGCCAAAGCAGATGGACGAAGCTGAACTGAAAGCAACTATTCAGGCTATTATCACCGGGACAGGGGCTAGTTCTCCTGCCGATATGGGTAAGGTAATGGGCGTGGCTACCAAGCAGTTAGCTGGTAAAGCTGATGGCAAGGCCATTTCTGCATTAGTAAAAGAGTTATTGGCAAAATAA
- a CDS encoding CBS domain-containing protein has translation MLARDLISTVIPILHPLDPGSRALRLMNEYHLSQLPLVLENKYLALVEEDDILDLEDTEVSLENMEYNGPKPGVLESAHFYEALKVFYDLKLSVLPVISRENEYLGVLTKDNLLAVLAQYNGVKEPGGIIALDIDPRDYSLSEIARIAESNDITLLSVNTITSPATGRLEVLLKTNRQELQGLVATFERFNYTIKYTITEEQEEDMLRKNYDLLMNYISM, from the coding sequence ATGCTGGCACGTGATCTCATATCGACAGTTATACCAATCCTCCATCCTCTTGACCCAGGGTCCAGAGCCCTGCGTCTGATGAATGAATACCATCTTTCCCAACTGCCCCTGGTATTGGAAAATAAGTACCTGGCGCTGGTGGAAGAAGATGATATCCTTGATCTGGAAGATACTGAAGTATCACTGGAGAATATGGAATACAATGGTCCGAAGCCCGGCGTATTGGAGAGTGCCCACTTTTATGAGGCCCTAAAGGTCTTTTATGACCTGAAATTATCTGTACTACCTGTCATCAGCCGGGAAAATGAGTACCTTGGCGTACTTACGAAAGATAATCTACTGGCGGTACTGGCACAGTACAACGGTGTGAAGGAACCGGGAGGTATCATTGCACTGGATATTGACCCCCGCGATTACAGCCTGAGTGAGATCGCGAGAATAGCAGAATCGAATGATATCACATTGCTCAGTGTGAATACCATTACCAGTCCGGCTACCGGCAGACTGGAAGTTCTGCTAAAGACCAACCGTCAGGAGCTACAGGGGCTGGTGGCTACGTTTGAGCGGTTCAACTACACTATTAAATACACAATCACCGAAGAGCAGGAGGAAGATATGCTCCGGAAAAATTACGATTTGCTGATGAATTATATCAGCATGTAA
- a CDS encoding glycosyltransferase has translation MRIGVNAAGLAGDRPADTGNISTALLKELCRLHPEHQFIFFVDGPGVSLSEFTDNVQLVEVPLKGRKALQLYWWREWQLPAAIKKQQLDLYLGIDGQLPLRSKVPARLLVTDTGFLHGVTGMSKDLQRYLRRNTVKYIQAAQKVLVVSPVVQEDLLTYAPAVAEKLVLLPPGMDSSYRPVEWEEREQIKKAFSDGAEYFVAVGSMHPRNNILPLLKAFSALKRRLRSNMKLILAGAPTNAGAEIIENMATYKFRNDVIWLKDADQETLSRIVAGAYTLVYTSRFEGLALPIYAALRSEVPVVAIEGAAARVAGAEGVLYSDPDSLDDLAEKMSVLYKDEVLRSRMLERGRQVALPGSWTEAASLILK, from the coding sequence ATGCGTATAGGAGTGAATGCCGCCGGCCTGGCTGGAGACAGACCGGCAGATACAGGAAATATCAGCACAGCACTTTTAAAGGAATTATGCCGTTTACACCCGGAGCACCAGTTTATCTTCTTCGTAGACGGTCCAGGCGTATCTCTGAGTGAATTCACTGATAATGTGCAACTTGTGGAAGTGCCCCTCAAAGGCCGCAAGGCACTTCAACTGTACTGGTGGAGAGAATGGCAGCTTCCGGCAGCTATCAAAAAGCAGCAGCTGGACCTTTACCTGGGTATAGATGGTCAATTGCCCCTGCGCAGCAAGGTACCTGCCCGCTTATTGGTTACAGATACAGGTTTTCTGCATGGCGTAACAGGCATGTCTAAGGATCTGCAGCGATATCTGCGCAGGAATACTGTGAAATATATACAGGCGGCACAGAAAGTACTGGTAGTTTCTCCCGTAGTACAGGAAGATTTATTAACTTATGCCCCTGCTGTTGCAGAAAAGCTGGTTTTACTGCCTCCGGGTATGGATAGCAGCTATCGTCCTGTGGAATGGGAGGAAAGAGAGCAGATTAAAAAGGCATTTTCAGATGGGGCGGAGTACTTTGTAGCAGTTGGCAGTATGCATCCCCGGAATAATATCCTTCCTTTGCTGAAGGCATTTTCCGCGCTGAAACGCCGTTTACGTTCCAATATGAAACTGATCCTCGCCGGCGCTCCCACCAATGCCGGTGCAGAAATCATCGAAAATATGGCCACCTACAAGTTCAGAAACGACGTCATCTGGCTCAAAGATGCCGATCAGGAGACCTTGTCCCGCATAGTAGCCGGCGCTTATACCCTGGTATATACCAGTCGGTTCGAGGGCCTGGCATTACCTATTTATGCAGCCCTCAGGAGCGAAGTACCTGTGGTGGCTATAGAAGGAGCTGCGGCCAGGGTGGCTGGAGCCGAAGGGGTGTTGTATTCAGACCCTGACAGCCTGGACGATCTTGCAGAAAAAATGTCCGTATTATACAAGGACGAGGTGTTGCGCAGCAGGATGCTGGAACGCGGCAGGCAGGTGGCCCTGCCCGGAAGCTGGACAGAAGCGGCCTCCCTGATATTAAAATAA